The Saccharolobus shibatae B12 genomic interval CCCTCCTCAATCATCTTGTAAATCGCATATACTAAATTATCTATATTAATGTTAGCCTTATAGTGAGAGAACTTATCCTCGATCTCATATCTTAGCGTGTATATTTTATCCTCAATTAAATTAATGAGACTATCTAATATTTCTAGTTGCGCTTTGAAATTCTCTATCGAGAGAAGATGTTTATACTTACTCATCATAATACAAGTAGTATTACAAGGTACAGATATGTTTAGAATTGGTAAAGTGATACTAATTCGCTCCTTCAAGTAACTTTCGGCATCTTCATTCATAATTTTTATATTGAGTAACTAACTATTAAACATGAAGTTACTTCTAAGTGTAATTGAGGACTTATCCTCTCTTTTTATAGAATGGTACGGAGATTATGTGAAAAAGATTATAGTTGGTGGAAAATCCTTTGAAAAATTTGATGAAAATGAGGAGGTAATTTATTTATTAGTGTTAGATAAAGTCTCCAAAATCTCACTCTATGCTAGGGGTGAAATATTTTCGTTCTTCTACAATAAGGTAAAGAATATGGAGAGTACAAAGAATTTTATCTTAAGCCATGGTGATTTACCTAAAATCTATGGATTAATATTATCTCCTAAGGAATTGGAATACGAAATACCAATAATTGAGTATCTAAATAATCATGGAAAAGTACTATATTCTTCAGAGGATGAGAAAAATGGATAAAAGTCTAGTAGCTGCTGAATATTTGCTCAGGGCTAGAAGAACGTTAAAAGAGGCACAAATAGCCTTTGAGGATGGAGATCTTTACTACACTGTGGTAAGAAGCTTAGATACTATAGAAAATTTAGCTAGAGTGTTGTTAGCTTTAAAGGATATATTTAGATATGAACCCCTTTGGAATACTACAATAATGCTTAATAATGAAAGTAATATAGAGAAGAAATTAAGGGATCTCGAACTAAAACTAATACCAATAATCTTGATAAACGAGTCCTCTTTGAAAACTCCAACTGTGATAATAAGGAATAAGGAAGCGGAAATGTTGGTTGACGAAATTACTAAAATTCTAGAAGAGGTTGAGAGAATATATGATGAATATCACGATTGATCTCGACTCCTACACATGTTCGAGTGATCCATTAGAGGCAATTGAGTACTTGCTTCATAATAATGTAATATTTAAGATAAATTTAAAAAATCCATATTTCGAGACAATAAAAGGTAAATTCAACATTGACATAATTAAGGAGGAAGGTGATATAATTTACTTTATAGTACGTTCGGATGGTTGAACTTTTATAAAATAGTAAGGAGTTGGTTCGGATTTAAAGAAAGGGATGACTATATTTCTGCATCAATACTAAACTATCTAGTAAACAAGGAGTACGATGAGTCTGAATTAAGAGACATAATTAAGGGAAGGGAAATTGCAGTAGTTGGAGCAAGTCCTCAGTTGGATAAAATAAATAAGATTGAAGAGGACGTTATAATAGCTGCGGATGGTGCCACAAACTATCTCATAAATATAGGAGTTATCCCTGATATTGTGGTAACTGATTTGGATGGTCTTCAAACTTTCCATAAAAACCCGATATACGTAGTGTTGGCTCATGGTGATAATATCAGTTTACTACCTAAGGTCAAGGAGATGGATAAGGTAATTCCGAATTCACAAGTAATGCCTTTTGGTCGTTTAAAACTGTATGGTGGGTTCACTGACGGAGATAGGGCCGTAGTTTTAGCAAAGTACATGGGAGCTAGGAAAATAAGATTATATGCCATGGATTTTGAATCCGGAATTATTGGAAAATACTCTAAACCATACTATAAGAGAGACGTACCAGCTTCGATGATAAAAAGAAAAAAGTTAGAAATAGCCAGAATGATAATTGAACAAGTTTTAAATTATGATGAATAGTAAGTTTTAAATAGCATTATACCGAAGTTTACATGGTGCGTACGAGGTATGAGTATTCTCTACGCCTAAAAAAATTAGGATATTTGATACTACTTTAAGAGATGGTGAGCAAGCTCCCGGTATAGATCTAACAATGGAGCAAAAAATAATGATAGCTAGGAAATTAGCAGATTTAGGCGTTGATGTAATTGAAGCAGGTTTTCCTGCCTCTTCAGAAGGAGAATTCATAGCTACTAAAAAGATTTTCGAAGAAGTAGGGGATCAAGTAGAAGTAATTGGATTATCTAGATCCAATAAAAACGATATAGATAAGACAATAAGTACTGGAATCTCAAGTATACACTTATTCATAGCCACTTCAGAATTACACATGAAATATAAATTAAAGATGACAAAAGAGGAGGTTCTAAATAAGATCTATGAAAGCGTGAAATACGCAAAAGATCACGGTATGATAGTGGAATTTAGCCCAGAAGACGCAACAAGAACTGAAGAGGACTTCCTGTTTACAGCAATTAGAACTGCAATAGAAGCAGGGGCAGAAAGGATAAATATACCAGACACAGTAGGGACTATGCATCCTTTCAAGTATTATGATATGATAAAGAAAATTGTAAACTTCGTAGGTGAGAGAATAATAGTGAGTGTTCACTGCCATAACGACTTCGGCTTAGCAACAGCGAATTCATTAGCCGGTGTATACGCTGGTGCTAAACAAGCTCACGTTACTGTAAACGGTATAGGTGAGAGAGCTGGGAACGCATCATTAGAAGAAGTAGTAATGGGAATAAAGAAATTACTAAATTATGAGACAAATGTGAAAACTTGGAAATTGTATGAGGTAAGTAGGTTTGTGGCTGAAATGACTGGCGTACCAGT includes:
- a CDS encoding isopropylmalate synthase yields the protein MFDTTLRDGEQAPGIDLTMEQKIMIARKLADLGVDVIEAGFPASSEGEFIATKKIFEEVGDQVEVIGLSRSNKNDIDKTISTGISSIHLFIATSELHMKYKLKMTKEEVLNKIYESVKYAKDHGMIVEFSPEDATRTEEDFLFTAIRTAIEAGAERINIPDTVGTMHPFKYYDMIKKIVNFVGERIIVSVHCHNDFGLATANSLAGVYAGAKQAHVTVNGIGERAGNASLEEVVMGIKKLLNYETNVKTWKLYEVSRFVAEMTGVPVPYFKAIVGDNAFGHESGIHVHGVIENPFTYEPISPEEVGNFRRLALGKHSGIHGLRKLLEEQGIYLSEDKLKIVLAEIKKLAESGNKVTVEDAKNIALKLMNS
- a CDS encoding 6-hydroxymethylpterin diphosphokinase MptE-like protein; its protein translation is MNFYKIVRSWFGFKERDDYISASILNYLVNKEYDESELRDIIKGREIAVVGASPQLDKINKIEEDVIIAADGATNYLINIGVIPDIVVTDLDGLQTFHKNPIYVVLAHGDNISLLPKVKEMDKVIPNSQVMPFGRLKLYGGFTDGDRAVVLAKYMGARKIRLYAMDFESGIIGKYSKPYYKRDVPASMIKRKKLEIARMIIEQVLNYDE